A region from the Rufibacter sp. DG15C genome encodes:
- a CDS encoding 5'-nucleotidase C-terminal domain-containing protein, whose translation MQTLHRIKYKWVSFGLGLTLAFTGCQKPLAPSAQLSQNTDIPVNIQIATDPAVETAIVPYRERVDKTMNEVIGQAPVALEKGELESSLGNFVADLTRTQTMAVYGKPIDMGAITSGALRNPIDQGPVTVGDIFELMPFENEMMVLTLSGKTVQQMFDFAAARKILSVSNATFTVQNGKPLNIMIGGKPFDPAKTFTLAISDYLANGGDNMGFLKDALKVEKASLLARDAIMNEVKQLTAQGKPVTAAKDGRVKVIN comes from the coding sequence ATGCAAACATTACATCGCATAAAATATAAGTGGGTCTCCTTTGGCCTCGGCTTGACGCTAGCCTTCACGGGTTGCCAGAAGCCACTTGCACCCTCGGCCCAGCTTTCCCAGAATACCGACATTCCGGTGAACATCCAGATAGCTACAGACCCGGCCGTGGAGACTGCCATTGTGCCATACCGCGAGCGCGTGGATAAGACCATGAACGAGGTGATTGGCCAGGCGCCGGTAGCCTTGGAGAAAGGCGAACTGGAATCCAGCCTCGGGAATTTTGTGGCAGACCTAACCCGCACCCAGACCATGGCCGTGTACGGCAAGCCCATTGACATGGGCGCCATCACCAGCGGTGCCTTGCGCAACCCCATTGACCAGGGACCCGTGACCGTGGGCGACATCTTTGAGCTGATGCCCTTTGAAAACGAGATGATGGTCTTGACCTTGTCTGGGAAGACGGTGCAGCAGATGTTTGACTTTGCCGCGGCCCGTAAAATCTTGTCGGTGTCCAACGCCACCTTCACGGTGCAGAACGGCAAGCCTTTGAACATTATGATTGGCGGCAAACCTTTTGACCCTGCTAAAACTTTTACGCTGGCCATCTCTGATTACCTGGCCAACGGCGGCGACAACATGGGTTTCCTGAAGGACGCACTCAAAGTAGAGAAAGCCAGCCTTCTGGCCCGCGACGCCATCATGAACGAAGTAAAACAGCTCACCGCCCAAGGTAAACCTGTTACCGCCGCTAAGGACGGAAGAGTGAAAGTGATTAACTAG